The following are from one region of the Lytechinus variegatus isolate NC3 chromosome 4, Lvar_3.0, whole genome shotgun sequence genome:
- the LOC121412882 gene encoding alpha-amylase B-like yields MEDIMLPGPAMLLRGVVLLVAVVTTHAGFSDPNFVGSRSTIVHLFEWKWPAIAQECETFLGPRGFAGVQVSPPNEHIYHKIYHDDGKTDFTWWSRYQPVSYEINSRSGGEREFKDMVQRCNKVGVRIYVDAVINHMANDNSYEFPKVPYHWWNFHAKNGKCGTDTNEIKDYSNAHQVRFCELNGLDDLDYSIPQTVEKVVSYLNKLLSYGVAGFRIDAAKHMLPSEIQNVVNKLGKTTFGTDPYIYQEVIAINDLEPIKSTEYVSSGDVTEFKFCYEIEKLGKGTKALRDFRTLGREWGLLDKSQALVFVDNHDNQRGHGGGGHILTFKDSAAYKKATAFTLAWNYGVARIMSSYQFTNGEHGPPCNKNGDTLLPQIKNDGSCDGDWVCEHRWRQIRNMACFRNAAGMEPVSNWRADEQFDFISFSRGSNAFFALSNDKDKVIRWVPTGLSPGHYCDLISGDPTDTGCTGQTVTVNDHGWAEIILHPGEDSMIALTERDKAGSGGGCKWN; encoded by the exons ATGGAAGATATCATGCTTCCCGG ACCTGCGATGTTGCTTCGTGGTGTTGTTCTTCTCGTGGCAGTGGTCACCACCCACGCCGGGTTCTCCGATCCAAACTTCGTGGGTAGTCGTTCGACCATCGTCCACCTCTTTGAATGGAAGTGGCCAGCCATTGCCCAAGAATGTGAAAC ATTTCTAGGACCTCGTGGGTTCGCTGGTGTACAGGTTTCCCCTCCCAACGAACACATATACCACAAAATTTACCATGACGACGGCAAAACAGACTTTACTTGGTGGTCGCGCTACCAACCCGTGAGTTACGAGATCAACAGCAGGAGTGGTGGAGAAAGGGAGTTTAAGGACATGGTACAACGATGCAACAAGGTCGGGGTTCGAATCTACGTCGACGCCGTCATCAACCACATGGCAAATG ATAACAGTTATGAATTCCCGAAAGTGCCGTACCACTGGTGGAACTTCCATGCCAAAAATGGTAAATGCGGCACAGATACGAACGAAATCAAAGATTACAGCAACGCCCACCAGGTCCGGTTCTGCGAATTGAATGGTTTGGACGACCTTGACTATTCCATACCACAAACTGTGGAGAAGGTAGTCAGTTACCTCAACAAGCTTTTGAGCTACGGTGTTGCAGGATTCAGAATTGATGCCGCCAAGCACATGTTACCCTCGGAAATTCAAAACGTTGTCAATaa ATTGGGAAAGACGACTTTTGGTACTGATCCATACATTTACCAGGAAGTCATAGCCATCAATGATCTCGAACCCATAAAATCAACCGAGTACGTTTCCAGCGGCGATGTGACAGAGTTTAAATTCTGTTACGAAATTGAAAAACTTGGTAAGGGAACGAAAGCGCTGAGAGACTTTAGGACATTGGGAAGGGAATGGGGATTGCTTGATAAGTCGCAAGCTTTGGTTTTCGTGGATAACCATGACAACCAAAGAGGTCACGGTGGCGGAGGTCACATTCTGACCTTCAAAGACAGCGCGGCATACAAGAAAGCAACAGCATTTACCCTCGCCTGGAACTATGGAGTCGCTAGGATCATGAGCTCATATCAATTCACCAATGGCGAACATGGACCTCCATGCAATAAAAATGGCGACACGCTGCTCCCACAAATCAAGAATGACGGTTCGTGCGATGGGGATTGGGTCTGCGAACATCGCTGGAGACAGATCCGCAACATGGCCTGCTTCCGGAATGCTGCTGGAATGGAACCAGTCTCGAACTGGAGAGCCGATGAACAGTTTGATTTCATCTCTTTCTCAAGGGGCAGCAACGCTTTCTTCGCACTTAGCAACGACAAAGACAAAGTGATACGCTGGGTGCCCACAGGGCTATCACCTGGGCACTATTGTGATCTGATCAGCGGAGACCCAACCGATACTGGTTGTACTGGCCAAACTGTAACCGTGAACGATCACGGGTGGGCTGAGATCATCCTCCATCCAGGGGAAGACTCGATGATAGCACTCACTGAGAGAGACAAAGCCGGCAGTGGCGGTGGATGCAAGTGGAACTAG